One genomic region from Candidatus Thermoplasmatota archaeon encodes:
- the lonB gene encoding ATP-dependent protease LonB, whose amino-acid sequence MSNVTEKSTAPAAASATKVHPDPHVWIQGEGIKTTADVEVPTKLIDQVLGQETAVAIVKKAAEQKRNILLIGDPGTGKSMLAKAMAEILPSEVQKDIIVYHNKKSPNNPKVLQIDGGKGRKIIEKYETKANKTIRNWRIFEYTLAGFFLAFGLYFWVVMNESILVFAFMTLLALIFVYFAGQNRPKKEFLVPKLLIENGAESKQAPYVDGTGSQAGALLGDVRHDPFQSGGLETPSHLRVEDGAIHRAHKGVLFIDEINVLRLQSQQALLTAMQDRKYSISGQSQSSSGALIRTEPVPCDFILVAAGNLDAVQEPDPVVGVGMHPALRSRIRGYGYEVYVNSLMDDTAENRRKLVQFVAQEVVRDGKIPHFEARAVAEIIREAQRRSGRTGKLTLRLRELGGLVRTSGDYARSAGSDVVTLEHVREAKWSSRSLEQQMMEKEIENNLATDMRHETIGEIVGVANGVSIVGTGEVGEPAGLVVPVEAAVVPALSRHSGAIVVGPGLKAVHGSTVENVGAVLKILKGEDIAGHDIHVDASFSHKEATAEGIGIAAGVAAISALEAIPVKQEYAAIGEVAVSGMLRPVRATLQRIEAAANLGYKKVIVPASIRESLLVDDYILNRIEVIYCDTLAEVLGFMLDAHGDVKKKLTGRLSDATASSPTSVRTNVRGG is encoded by the coding sequence ATGAGCAACGTCACCGAGAAGTCCACGGCCCCCGCGGCCGCAAGCGCCACGAAGGTCCACCCGGATCCCCACGTGTGGATCCAGGGCGAGGGCATCAAGACGACCGCCGACGTCGAGGTTCCGACGAAGCTCATCGACCAGGTCCTCGGCCAGGAGACGGCCGTCGCCATCGTCAAGAAGGCGGCGGAGCAGAAGCGCAACATCCTCCTCATCGGCGACCCCGGTACGGGCAAGTCGATGCTCGCGAAGGCGATGGCGGAGATCCTCCCGAGCGAGGTCCAGAAGGACATCATCGTCTACCACAACAAGAAGAGCCCCAACAACCCGAAGGTCCTCCAGATCGACGGCGGCAAGGGGCGCAAGATCATCGAGAAGTACGAGACGAAGGCGAACAAGACGATCCGCAACTGGCGGATCTTCGAGTACACGCTCGCGGGCTTCTTCCTCGCGTTCGGTCTCTACTTCTGGGTCGTGATGAACGAGAGCATCCTCGTGTTCGCGTTCATGACGCTCCTCGCGCTCATCTTCGTCTACTTCGCCGGGCAGAACCGCCCGAAGAAGGAGTTCCTCGTGCCGAAACTCCTCATCGAGAACGGCGCCGAGTCCAAGCAGGCCCCGTACGTCGACGGCACCGGCTCGCAGGCCGGCGCGCTCCTCGGCGACGTCCGCCACGACCCGTTCCAGTCGGGCGGCCTCGAAACCCCCTCGCACCTCCGGGTCGAGGACGGCGCCATCCACCGCGCGCACAAGGGCGTTCTCTTCATCGACGAAATCAACGTGCTGCGCCTGCAGTCGCAGCAGGCCCTGCTCACCGCGATGCAGGACCGCAAGTACTCGATCTCGGGTCAGTCGCAGTCCTCGTCGGGCGCGCTCATCCGCACCGAGCCCGTGCCGTGCGACTTCATCCTCGTCGCGGCCGGCAACCTCGACGCGGTGCAGGAGCCCGACCCCGTGGTGGGCGTCGGCATGCACCCCGCTCTCCGCAGCCGTATCCGCGGCTACGGTTACGAGGTCTACGTGAACAGCCTCATGGACGACACGGCGGAGAACCGCCGCAAGCTCGTCCAGTTCGTCGCGCAGGAAGTCGTGCGCGACGGCAAGATCCCGCACTTCGAGGCCCGCGCCGTCGCGGAGATCATCCGCGAGGCCCAGCGCCGGAGCGGCCGGACGGGCAAGCTCACCCTCCGTCTTCGTGAGCTCGGCGGTCTCGTCCGCACGTCCGGCGACTACGCTCGCTCGGCGGGCTCCGACGTCGTGACGCTCGAGCACGTCCGCGAGGCGAAGTGGTCCTCGCGCTCGCTCGAGCAGCAGATGATGGAGAAGGAGATCGAGAACAACCTCGCGACCGACATGCGCCACGAGACGATCGGCGAGATCGTCGGCGTCGCGAACGGCGTTTCCATCGTCGGTACCGGCGAAGTCGGCGAGCCCGCCGGCCTCGTGGTGCCCGTCGAAGCCGCCGTCGTGCCCGCGCTCTCGCGCCACAGCGGCGCCATCGTCGTCGGCCCCGGCCTCAAGGCCGTCCACGGCTCGACGGTCGAGAACGTCGGCGCGGTGCTCAAGATCCTCAAGGGCGAGGACATCGCGGGCCACGATATCCACGTGGACGCGAGCTTCTCCCACAAGGAAGCGACCGCGGAAGGCATCGGCATCGCCGCCGGCGTCGCCGCGATCAGCGCGCTCGAGGCGATCCCCGTCAAGCAGGAGTACGCGGCCATCGGCGAGGTCGCCGTGAGCGGCATGCTGCGCCCCGTGCGCGCGACGCTCCAGCGCATCGAGGCCGCCGCGAACCTCGGCTACAAGAAGGTCATCGTGCCCGCCTCGATCCGCGAGTCGCTCCTCGTGGACGACTACATCCTGAACCGCATCGAGGTCATCTACTGCGACACGCTCGCGGAGGTGCTCGGGTTCATGCTGGACGCGCACGGCGACGTGAAGAAGAAGCTCACCGGCCGGCTCTCGGATGCGACGGCGTCGTCGCCCACGAGCGTCCGGACGAACGTCCGGGGTGGCTGA